From the Scyliorhinus canicula chromosome 4, sScyCan1.1, whole genome shotgun sequence genome, the window catgagatgtgggcttcgctggctaggccagcatttattgcccattcctaactgcctTAGGTTGTGCTGAGCTACCTTCTGGAACTGCTACAGTctgtgaggtgtaggtacacccacagagctgttagggagggaagtcCAGGatattgatccagcaacagtgaaggaacggcaatatatttccaaattagaATGGTGaatagcttggaggggaatttccaatgATGATGTTCCTGAAtgtctgctgccttgtccttgcAGATGGCAGCAGAcacgggtttgaaaggtgctggctAAGGAACATTTGATGAGTTCctacagtacatcttgtagatggtgcacatgactGCCACTAtgtatcggtggtggaggggctggatggaTTTCTGGATGGAGTGCCTGTCATGCGggagctgctttgttctggatggtgtcaagtttcttgagtgttgttggagctgcactcatccaggcaaatggagagtattccattacactcttggcttgtgccttgtagatgatggactggctttggggagtcaggaggtgaattactcaccacaggattcctaggctctgacctgctcttgtgatcacagtatttatatggttagtccagttcagtttctggtaaatgaTAATacccaggatgttggtagtgcTAGAGGGGTGAAGGATTATAAATGTTAGACTTCTGGTCGAAAAGGGAGAGAGATCAATCAGTAACCACAGGGTAGTCACCCAATGTCAATGGTAGAGAAACATTTAGAAGCAACAATTTGGCACAAAGTTAACTGTCACTTGAAAAAAGTAATATGGGCTAATCAATGACAGCCAGCCAGGATTTGTTAAAGACAAACTGTGTTTGTTACTTCATTAAAGGATGCAGTCCAATTAGTTAGAGAACATTGATGAGGATGCAGTTTACGTTGTGTGCATAGATTCTCAAATGGCCTTTGATAGAATACATCAAAATAGACTTGTTACTGAAATTGAAGCCCACAAAGCAGTAATGGAGATAAAAATGCTTAAGACAAAAAGGCAGTCAGTGAGCAATTGTTTTTCAGCCTGATAGGAAGTGTACAGGGGTGGCCCCAGGGGTCAATATGAGGACCGCTGTTctttttgatatatattaatgacttggacttgTGAATATAGGGCATAAGTTTGCAGATCATGTACACCTTGGAAATATAGTAAACAGTGAGGAAGATATGATTATACTTCTGGGGGATGTAGAGAGACTGGTGAAATGGACAGATGAAATTCAACTCAGGGAACTGTGAATTACATTTTGCAAGGGAGAATGAGGAGCGACATATAAGCTAAATGATGCAATTGTAAAAAGggtacaggaacagagagacctgaCAGCTTATGACCAGAGATCATCAAATGTGGCCGGAATGGTTGATAGGGCTGTTTAAATAAAAATACAAATCCTTGATTTTGCAGACAGGATGTAGAAGCAAGGAAATTATACCATTATAGATCATCAGTTTGGCCTCGGCTGGAGGATTGTGTCTGGGCATCACACATTAGGAACAATGTCTTGGTCTAGGGAGAGGATGTGGAGATGAAATACAaggataaacatagaacatagagtgcagaaggaggtcattcggcccattgagtctgcaccgacccattttcgtccaataaccccatctaacctttttggtcactaagggcaatttagcatggctaatccacctgacctgcacgtctttggactgtgggaggaaaccggaggacctggaggaaacccacgcagacacgaggagaatgtgcagactccgcacagtcagtgacccagcggggaatcgaacttgggaccctggcgctgtgaagccacagtgttcctcacttgtgctaccgtgctgccctaaatggatGGTGTCAGGGATGAGGCACATCTCCATAAGCTCAGTCCGAATCGGCTGTGCACTTTTAgacaatttaatttaataatctttattgtcacaagtaggcttacattaacacctcaattaagttactgtgaaaagcccctagtcgtcacattccggcacctgttcgggtacacagagggagaattcagaatatccaaattacctaacagcacgtcttttgggacctgtgggaggaaactggagcactcggaggaaacccacacagacacagggagaatgtgcagactccgcacagatagtgacccaagctgggaattgaacatgggaccctggtgctgtgaagccatagtgttaaccactctgctaccgtgcttcccactcAATCACTCAACGACAACTGGAACTGACTGTGACTTCTATATAATTCCAATCAGAACGTGTCACTGTAAACAGTCTAAAGACAACTGACAAGATTCCATATTTTCAGCGGTACATGTATACGTCACCAAATATTTATATGAACTATAAACGTAAGACTGCAAAAAATGATTCTTTCCCAAAATATTCATCCTGAAATGGTTGCGACATTTACTTTAAATTCAATAGATTTTTGCCAGAAATTCAGTTTGTAGATGTGTTATGACAGGTGATGTTTCTTTCTGCACATAATTCCATTCATATTGTAGCAACATTTCAGTAATAAAATCAAAATTGTGTTGACCTTTTTTTGGTTGGAATATTAGAAATTCAGCTATGTCCTGTGGTATAGATGGATCTCTCACTTGTTAACATTCAAAATTGGGAATATGTTTACAAGTTAACTGAGTCAGTGCTCACATGGTTAAAATATAAAATGGAGAATTTTAAatcataattttttttaacttttaaaaaataaatttagagtacccaattcattttttccaattaaggggcaatttagtgtggtcaatccatctgccctgcacatctttgggttgtgggagtgaaacccacacaaacacagggagaatgtggaaactctacacagtgacccagagccgggatcgaacctgggacctcagcgctgtgagacagcagggctaaccactgcgccaccatgctgcccaaatcatAACATTAATAATACTCAAAATAAAAATTGAGGAGttggtggtgtggtggtaatgttactgggacAGTAATCCAGAAGTGCAgaccaatgctctggggacatgagttcaaacCCCATTAGAGCAgctggtggtggaatttgaattcaattaataaaacctgGAATATAAAGATGATCTCCGTAATGATGTCTACAAAACTATCATCGGTTGCTGTTAAAAAgtcacctggttcattaatgtccttcagggaagaaaatgtaCTGTGTGACTCtccacctacagcaatgtggttgattatcAACTGTCCTCTGCAAtgaagccactcagctcaagggcaattagggatgggcaacagatttTAACCTTGCCGGCGATgcgcacatcccatgaaatagattttttttcaaaagtggaaACTTCAATCACATGTGCCGTCTTTCAGGCTGAGGTAATGTCAAGGGCCTGTGTCTGCCGAGGAGGCTGGGCTGGGTTGCATTATCGATTGGTGAATGAAATCATGGGCTCACTTCAAtgtgggccgcacggtagcacagtggttagcactgttgttttcagcgccaggtcccgggttcgattcccagtttgggtcactgtgcggagtctgcacgttttccctgtgtctgggtgggttcccaCCGGGTGCTCGGATTCCgagcacaagtcctgaaagatgtgaattggacattctgaattctccctcagagaccctaacaggtgccggaatgtggcgactaggggcttttcacagtaacttcatgcagtgttaatgtttttttttaatgttagagtgctcaattcattttttccaattaaggggcaatttagagagccaatccacccaccctgcacatctttgggttgagggggtgaaaaccatgcaagcacggtgagaatgtgcaaactccacacagacactgacccagggctgggatcgaacctgggaccttggcaccctgaggctgctgtgctaaccactgcaccaccgtgctgccctcattacagtcttaatgtaagcctacttgtgacaacaataaagatgattattattagacATTACTGATTAATTACTGGTGACCAGACAGAAATTCTTAAAAGTTTTTTTTGAATGGTGTGTCCACCTCTCTCTTTCACTTACCACCAGTGGGATTGAGCAGATCAAAAAGACGATGGTCATAAGGACCAGGAGCCAGAACATCTGCATCTCGGCGGCGGAGGCTGCCAGGTTGGGGAAGCGGCGGCCCCTGAAGCTCCCGgtggaagcagcagccttccccctccccatggcctTCTTCCTCATGCTAACCAGGGTGACACAGACGGCCAGGTTGCACAGGACGGTGACCAGGATGAGGAAAGCGCTGACCCCCCCGTAGATATAGGTGTAGGAGGCCGACACCGTGCTGTTGGCTCTCCAATCCAGGAAGCACCAGGTCCCCGGGAAGTGGTGCACGTTGCTGCCCCATCCGAAGAAGGGCAGGATGCAGAAGACCAGGTTGACTAGGTAGGCGCCCATGAGGGCCAGTCTGGCCAGCGCCTTGTCGATGTGCTGGCTGTAGAAGAAGGCGTGGTTGATGGCCAGGTAGCGCTCGATGGACATGGTGCACAGGATGGTCATGCCCGCTGAGCCGAAGAAGAGCATGGAGAAGGAGAAGAAGTGGCAGAGAGGTTGCCCCCCTGGCCACCGCTGGGTCAGGTAGGTGGCGATCACCACCGGGCTGGTGCAGCAGGTGCCCAGCAGGTCAGTCACTGCCAGCCCGCACACCAGGGTGTAgaaagtggtctccttctgctctttCTTGGAGACGCAGAGCACCACGATAGCGATGAGGTTGCCCACCACCCCCACGGTGAACATGCTGGCCGAGGTGACCACATGGCTGGACTTGATGCCGAGAGCGACGGCCGAGCCGTTCGTCAAGGTGGCGTTCACTTCCTCCCAGCTCGATTGGTTCAGCCACTCGGTCATCATTGACTCTCAGCCGGAGTTTAACAAGAGCACCTTCATCGGCACAGAGCAGGAAAAGTTCCTGGCTGCTGCTCACTGGTAAGGGAACTGCAGGGACTGGGAGCTGTACACACTGACAAGGGGAAAGCTGCACTcccttcttcctcctctccctccctccttctctcctctccctctctccctccctctcctctccctccctctctcctctccctctctcctctcctatccctccctccctcttctctctctccactccctccctctctccttctctccactccctccctccctcctctccctccctctctccttccctctccctcttctccctctctctccctccttttctccctccctctccctccttttctccctccctctccctccttttctccctccctctccctccttttctccctccctctccctccttttctccctccctctctccttccccccctctctccttttctctccctctctctctttccctccctctctccctccctctctttccctccctctctccttctctccctctctctccttcccccctctctccttttctctccctctctctctttccctccctctctccctccctctctttccctccctctctttccctctctctttccctccctctctccttctctccctccctctctctgctacATCGCTGTTGCTCGGCTCGCTGaagctctgactctctctctctctctctcacacaaacacacacacacaacgcgctctctttttaaaatctggagctGCCTCCTGCAGGTGACACAAGGGGAGTTCACAGACGTCACCGTCTCTCCATCAAGTCTGAGTGTCACAGCAGCCGGGCGGAGGGTGTCCACTGGGACCTTGCTCCAACCTGGAAAGATCGCGTTTGCATGTTCCAGTGAGGAGttcaggaggaatttcctcaccCGGAGACTGGTTACAATGTGGAACCCGCGCTACTGGACGTGAAATTGCATCGATACATTTGAATGGAGGCTTGATAAGAACATAAAGGGGAGAGGAAACGAACCAAAAGGTTTTGCTGATGGGGttaaatgaagagagattggcgGGCATACTGATGGCCAGCATGGAGCAGCTTGGCCAAATGCTCTGTtttgagcttttaaaaaaaaaaatccatatcaTTCCATGACTTCACATTTCTAAATAACATTGTTTACATTATTCGATGCCAGTTAATGTGGCAAAACTATTTTGATACTTCTCGCTCAAAGCAAAATACTTTTAAACAATCAATGTTGATTGCTTTATCCATATATCTGTAAAGGCCATCTGGTACTGTTTTGAAACATATATTTCTTTCCTTTTAACGCTGGCCTCGTTCTTTGGCTGCAGAACGGAATCCTTTCGCCCTTTGATCTACCGATTTGCCGTCTGTAGCCTGTGACAACTACACAGCACAGTCAGCCAATTTAGAGCGAGTTGTGTAAAAGCTGGTAATGTTTCTCAATGATCTCTGCCATGCAGGGTGTTCAGAGCTGGATGAATGTAAGTATCCACTTTAGTATTCAGTTTGTATCTAAAGGGGCAGTACTGGCAGAGGAGACTAGTGCCCCCTCACCTGAAGTTAATATGCCAAGCTGTTTTGGAGATATCAGATTTATAACAAGTTACAGTACATGTTCCTGACTCACctaatgaaggagctgtgctgcgcaagctagtgactccaaacaaaccctgttggactttaacctggtgtaagacttcttactgtgcccatcccagtccaacgccagcatctccacatcatgttcctATTAACAATGAAGAGTAGGttgttggaggggaaggggggatgacGTAGTGGTCTTCACCACTCTGATTGCCCGGTGGTGAATTCTACTGGAGTGGAGGTCGGTGGAACCACCAAGGGTGTCGGCGTGGTTGGGGGACGTAGCAGAATTCCTTAAATTGAAAAAGattaagggcgggattttccggtccacTGACTGCATCTTCCTCGGTGGCGCGCCCACACCAGGAGCGAGATTTTCCGTTCCCACCACGttccaatggaatttcccattgaggccaccccacgccgccagggaaacccgcaggcgtgggTGGGCTCTGGCGGAACGCAAATCCcgctggtggagaatcccgccctcggttCATCTTTACATTCCCGGAGGGGGATTTTCGATGAGATGGAGATTATTCTTGTCCTGTTTTGAATACTTGTTTGTCGCcagcggttggggaggggggtggaaaggg encodes:
- the ptger4c gene encoding prostaglandin E receptor 4 (subtype EP4) c, translating into MMTEWLNQSSWEEVNATLTNGSAVALGIKSSHVVTSASMFTVGVVGNLIAIVVLCVSKKEQKETTFYTLVCGLAVTDLLGTCCTSPVVIATYLTQRWPGGQPLCHFFSFSMLFFGSAGMTILCTMSIERYLAINHAFFYSQHIDKALARLALMGAYLVNLVFCILPFFGWGSNVHHFPGTWCFLDWRANSTVSASYTYIYGGVSAFLILVTVLCNLAVCVTLVSMRKKAMGRGKAAASTGSFRGRRFPNLAASAAEMQMFWLLVLMTIVFLICSIPLVIRIFVNQLHGPAQIQAGEKLDYSGDLLAIRFASFNPILDPWVYILCRKKLLTLGCERLKRTVGAARDNQARRVGWASNPQTPLSYANSIATSYASLKGKSESKVSHGEASHRVGAMTHSFTDFTNQQMWEAVAHPFSIPHRNQTGLTKTHPRTPPQTKAILCTILQETTMPDVSGQNNSALIQDRRTFDILNCTLSTPSSCRSEKSI